Proteins co-encoded in one Rhopalosiphum maidis isolate BTI-1 chromosome 2, ASM367621v3, whole genome shotgun sequence genomic window:
- the LOC113553114 gene encoding EF-hand domain-containing family member C2-like isoform X1 gives MTFKLPMIPGFQTSNKEIKTRYPKTPDFDIMSGVHIIRSLHVKNEKKCNSVFNSTTDLEETKKPTWLVFDKQNLTFDAYFKSTANESFGCAYNLRKCKIIYFLEDDTIKVVEPVVINSGLPQGCLIKRHKIPLSNNKNDYYKLLDLNVGVTVEFYGKQFKIIGTDSFTRDFLKKTGVDVPENLSMPDDPYFTQREKTPKKKQPASKIMSPIYKQAQGFEGILNFKGFWDDRYNVDGDLHILEVRYFLVDDTIQIVEHNSDGGLKTFLKRQKLPKDQMYVKPPGFSEQNDLLNVLAINSTNQWFAFDPLGNLSDVQASYYHWSNLYVGAEIDVYSRKIVLSSCDEFTKQYYSDYGLNNFPSNVDTPKVIEEKEKLNIPTIPVCHDENVLNKLISHSKIEALVFKAKIVPKEPNNLNREFIVKCFLSDQSFSVSEMNLQTAGAIGCRFFSKRKIPKENPNDFNVIFKLYVGVKLIIDGFQFEFVDVEDRTLRFMMDHPKEFPHSDVHYLMNQISKVTQTDIDTLHIKYLQNKTEIERNEFIEIMLNEFPNFSRHGMFVLALQYKKHEKYKEVSDNLFRSILQDELKRELFVGFDGLEINFKQRNLDKKDGYLERSSAFKALKSAKLPFSTEIINMLLDRFAHRETNKVNYVDLLEYLNYTINPTHGSQGLSKDILLYRKPNEAFIRVDEFVNDLRKLL, from the exons ATgacttttaaattaccaatGATACCAGGATTTCAAACTTCtaacaaa gaAATCAAAACGAGATATCCGAAGACGCCAGATTTTGACATTATGAGCGGTGTACATATTATCAGATCATTACACGTCAAAAATGAAAAGAAATGCAATTCTGTTTTTAATTCTACTACTGATCTCGAAGAAACCAAAAAACCAACTTGGCTAGTATTTGATAAACAG AACCTGACATTTGATGCATATTTCAAAAGTACGGCGAATGAGAGTTTTGGCTGTGcctataatttaagaaaatgcaaaataatttattttcttgaagATGATACAATTAAAGTAGTTGAACCCGTCGTCATCAACAGTGGTTTACCACAAG gATGTTTAATAAAACGACATAAAATTCCGTtatcaaataacaaaaacgaCTACTATAAACTATTAGATTTAAATGTCGGAGTTACTGTGGAGTTTTATGgaaaacagtttaaaataattggcaCTGATAGTTTCACTAgagattttttgaaaaaaacaggCGTTGATGTACCTGAAAACTTGTCAATGCCTGATGACCCATATTTTACTCAAAgagaaaaa acaccaaaaaaaaaacaaccagCGAGTAAAATAATGTCACCCATCTATAAACAAGCTCAAGGATTCGaaggaattttaaattttaaaggtttTTGGGATGATCGTTACAATGTTGATGGTGACTTACACATTTTGGAAGTTCGTTACTTTTTGGTAGATGATACAATACAGATCGTTGAACATAATTCAGATGGtggtttaaaaacatttctcAAAAGACAAAAACTTCCAAAA gatcaaatgtatgtaaaaccACCGGGTTTTAGTgaacaaaatgatttattgaatGTATTGGCCATAAATTCAACGAATCAATGGTTCGCTTTTGATCCTTTGGGTAATTTAAGTGATGTACAAGCCTCTTATTATCATTGGTCAAATCTATACGTGGGAGCTGAAATTGACGTTTATAGCCGAAAAATAGTTTTGTCTAGTTGCGATGAGTTTACTAAGCAATATTATTCAGATTATGGGTTGA ataattttccATCTAATGTTGACACTCCGAAAGTAATAGAAGAGaaagaaaaattgaatattccaACTATACCAGTATGTCAtgatgaaaatgttttaaataaattaattagtcaTTCAAAAATAGAAGCTTTAGTTTTTAAAGCAAAAATTGTACCCAAAGAaccgaataatttaaatcgagaatttatcgtaaaatgttttttaagtgATCAAAGTTTTTCTGTTTCTGAAATGAACTTACAGACTGCTG gcGCAATAGGttgtagatttttttcaaaacgaaAAATTCCAAAAGAGAATCCAAATGACTTtaacgtaatatttaaattatatgttggcgttaaattgataattgatGGTTTCCAATTTGAGTTTGTTGATGTCGAGGATAGGACGTTAAGGTTTATGATGGATCATCCAAAAGAA tttCCACATAGTGACgttcattatttaatgaatcaaaTATCAAAAGTAACACAAACTGATATTGATAcattacacataaaatatttacaaaataaaaccgaAATTGAAAGAAATGAATTTATCGAAATAATGCTGAACGAATTTCCAAATTTTAGTCGCCATGGCATGTTTGTTTTGGCATTACAGTACAAAAAGCACGAAAAGTACAAAGAAGTATCTGACAATTTATTCAGAAGCATTTTGCAGGATGAGTTGAAGCGAGAATTGTTTGTAGGTTTCGACGGacttgaaattaatttcaaacaaaGAAACTTGGATAAAAAGGACGGATATCTTGAACGCAGTAGTGCATTTAAAGCTTTAAAAAGTGCAAAACTACCATTTTCCaccgaaattataaatatgttattagacAG
- the LOC113553114 gene encoding EF-hand domain-containing family member C2-like isoform X2, which yields MTFKLPMIPGFQTSNKEIKTRYPKTPDFDIMSGVHIIRSLHVKNEKKCNSVFNSTTDLEETKKPTWLVFDKQNLTFDAYFKSTANESFGCAYNLRKCKIIYFLEDDTIKVVEPVVINSGLPQGCLIKRHKIPLSNNKNDYYKLLDLNVGVTVEFYGKQFKIIGTDSFTRDFLKKTGVDVPENLSMPDDPYFTQREKTPKKKQPASKIMSPIYKQAQGFEGILNFKGFWDDRYNVDGDLHILEVRYFLVDDTIQIVEHNSDGGLKTFLKRQKLPKDQMYVKPPGFSEQNDLLNVLAINSTNQWFAFDPLGNLSDVQASYYHWSNLYVGAEIDVYSRKIVLSSCDEFTKQYYSDYGLNNFPSNVDTPKVIEEKEKLNIPTIPVCHDENVLNKLISHSKIEALVFKAKIVPKEPNNLNREFIVKCFLSDQSFSVSEMNLQTAGAIGCRFFSKRKIPKENPNDFNVIFKLYVGVKLIIDGFQFEFVDVEDRTLRFMMDHPKEFPHSDVHYLMNQISKVTQTDIDTLHIKYLQNKTEIERNEFIEIMLNEFPNFSRHGMFVLALQMS from the exons ATgacttttaaattaccaatGATACCAGGATTTCAAACTTCtaacaaa gaAATCAAAACGAGATATCCGAAGACGCCAGATTTTGACATTATGAGCGGTGTACATATTATCAGATCATTACACGTCAAAAATGAAAAGAAATGCAATTCTGTTTTTAATTCTACTACTGATCTCGAAGAAACCAAAAAACCAACTTGGCTAGTATTTGATAAACAG AACCTGACATTTGATGCATATTTCAAAAGTACGGCGAATGAGAGTTTTGGCTGTGcctataatttaagaaaatgcaaaataatttattttcttgaagATGATACAATTAAAGTAGTTGAACCCGTCGTCATCAACAGTGGTTTACCACAAG gATGTTTAATAAAACGACATAAAATTCCGTtatcaaataacaaaaacgaCTACTATAAACTATTAGATTTAAATGTCGGAGTTACTGTGGAGTTTTATGgaaaacagtttaaaataattggcaCTGATAGTTTCACTAgagattttttgaaaaaaacaggCGTTGATGTACCTGAAAACTTGTCAATGCCTGATGACCCATATTTTACTCAAAgagaaaaa acaccaaaaaaaaaacaaccagCGAGTAAAATAATGTCACCCATCTATAAACAAGCTCAAGGATTCGaaggaattttaaattttaaaggtttTTGGGATGATCGTTACAATGTTGATGGTGACTTACACATTTTGGAAGTTCGTTACTTTTTGGTAGATGATACAATACAGATCGTTGAACATAATTCAGATGGtggtttaaaaacatttctcAAAAGACAAAAACTTCCAAAA gatcaaatgtatgtaaaaccACCGGGTTTTAGTgaacaaaatgatttattgaatGTATTGGCCATAAATTCAACGAATCAATGGTTCGCTTTTGATCCTTTGGGTAATTTAAGTGATGTACAAGCCTCTTATTATCATTGGTCAAATCTATACGTGGGAGCTGAAATTGACGTTTATAGCCGAAAAATAGTTTTGTCTAGTTGCGATGAGTTTACTAAGCAATATTATTCAGATTATGGGTTGA ataattttccATCTAATGTTGACACTCCGAAAGTAATAGAAGAGaaagaaaaattgaatattccaACTATACCAGTATGTCAtgatgaaaatgttttaaataaattaattagtcaTTCAAAAATAGAAGCTTTAGTTTTTAAAGCAAAAATTGTACCCAAAGAaccgaataatttaaatcgagaatttatcgtaaaatgttttttaagtgATCAAAGTTTTTCTGTTTCTGAAATGAACTTACAGACTGCTG gcGCAATAGGttgtagatttttttcaaaacgaaAAATTCCAAAAGAGAATCCAAATGACTTtaacgtaatatttaaattatatgttggcgttaaattgataattgatGGTTTCCAATTTGAGTTTGTTGATGTCGAGGATAGGACGTTAAGGTTTATGATGGATCATCCAAAAGAA tttCCACATAGTGACgttcattatttaatgaatcaaaTATCAAAAGTAACACAAACTGATATTGATAcattacacataaaatatttacaaaataaaaccgaAATTGAAAGAAATGAATTTATCGAAATAATGCTGAACGAATTTCCAAATTTTAGTCGCCATGGCATGTTTGTTTTGGCATTACA GATGAGTTGA
- the LOC113554918 gene encoding uroporphyrinogen decarboxylase, whose protein sequence is MNFPALKNDRILRAARGEEVDRIPVWVMRQAGRYLPEFRELRSRYDFFTICRTPELACEVTLQPIQRYDLDASIIFSDILVIVQALGMIVEMQPSVGPVIPDPLKEPIDLDRLKQSIDVKQELGYVFEAITLTRHRLNGQVPLIGFSGAPWTLMCYMIEGGGSKTMSKAKKWLYKYPEESKRLLQILTDIIVKYLIEQVNAGAQMLQVFESNAEYLNSELFDRFSGPYLSSICSRVKNELKGNSVPMVVFAKGGHYAIKQLSTFDYDIVGLDWTIDPVEARKIVGSNITLQGNLDPCSLYGPPEQIKIMVKDMVSKFTKHRYIANLGHGIYPDVDPEHLRAMIDAVHEC, encoded by the exons atGAATTTCCCTGCACTTAAAAATGATCGTATCTTACGAGCAGCTAGAGGTGAAGAAGTTGATCGTATTCCAGTATGGGTAATGCGACAAGCTGGTCGATATTTACCTGAATTCAGAGAATTGCGATCGCGTTACGATTTTTTCACTATATGCCGAACACCAGAACTTGCATGTGAAGTCACTTTGCAACCAATTCAGAGATACGATCTCGATGCTTCCATAATTTTCAGTGATATCCTGGTGATTGTTCAGGCATTAGGTATGATTGTTGAAATGCAGCCTAGTGTTGGACCTGTGATTCCAGATCCTTTAAAGGAACCTATAGATTTAGACAGACTAAAGCAATCAATTGATGTTAAACAAGAATTAGGATATGTATTTGAAGCTATAACATTGACTAGACATCGATTAAATGGCCAG gTACCTCTTATAGGATTTAGTGGTGCACCATGGACACTCATGTGTTACATGATAGAAGGAGGTGGATCCAAAACTATGTCAAAGGCTAAAAAATGGCTGTACAAATATCCAGAAGAAAGCAAAAGATTATTACAAATCCTAACAGACAttatagtgaaatatttaatagagcAGGTGAATGCTGGTGCTCAAATGTTGCAAGTATTTGAATCAAATGCAGAATACTTGAATTCCGAACTATTTGACag atttagtgGTCCATATCTGTCCTCCATTTGTTCACGCGTTAAAAACGAGTTGAAAGGTAATAGTGTACCAATGGTAGTGTTTGCCAAAGGAGGTCACTATGCTATCAAACAACTATCTACTTTTGACTATGACATAGTTGGTTTGGATTGGACAATTGATCCTGTTGAAGCTAGGAAAATTGTTGGTAGTAATATAACATTGCAAGGCAATTTAGACCCTTGTTCGTTGTACGGCCCGcctgaacaaataaaaataatggtcaAGGATATGGTgtcaaaatttacaaaacataGATACATTGCAAATTTGGGTCATGGTATCTACCCTGATGTTGATCCAGAACACTTGAGGGCTATGATTGATGCTGTACATGAATGTTAA
- the LOC113554917 gene encoding dnaJ homolog subfamily A member 1, with protein MVKETTYYDILGVKPNCGNDELKKAYRKLALKYHPDKNPNEGEKFKQISQAYEVLTTPEKRRLYDQGGEQALKEGGVGNSFSSPMDLFDMFFGQFGGSGGRGRGRHGPQKGKDVVHQLSVSLEDLYNGCVRKLALEKNIICDKCEGRGGKKGAVEQCPGCQGSGIQVQIHQLGPGMIQQVQSMCSECRGQGERINPKDRCRNCNGKKVTRERKILEVNVDKGMVDGQKITFNGEGDQEPGLEPGDIIIVLDEKEHRLYKRSGTDLILRLEIELVEALCGFKKVVKTLDDRSLVINSDAGEVLKHGDVKCVVGEGMPQYKNPFEKGRMIIQFLVNFPETLTPSKIPLLETCLPPRPVETIPENSEEVALIEMDPEYDSRRQSRREAYNDEDGPTRNVQCASH; from the exons ATGGTTAAAGAAACAACTTACTATGATATCTTAGGTGTCAAACCTAATTGTGGGAATGATGAGCTTAAAAAAGCATATAGAAAATTAGCCCTAAAGTATCATCCTGACAAGAACCCTAATGAGGGTGAaaag tTCAAACAAATTTCTCAAGCTTATGAAGTATTAACTACACCAGAAAAACGTCGTTTATATGACCAAGGTGGTGAACAAGCGCTTAAAGAGGGTGGAGTGGGTAACTCTTTCTCTTCACCCATGGATCTGTTTGACATGTTCTTTGGTCAATTTGGCGGAAGTGGTGGTCGTGGCCGTGGTCGACATGGACCTCAAAAAGGCAAAGATGTTGTACATCAATTAAGTGTTTCTCTTGAGGATCTTTACAATGGCTGTGTACGAAAATTAgcactagaaaaaaatattatatgtgacaAATGTGAAGGTAGAGGTGGTAAGAAAGGAGCTGTCGAGCAATGCCCAGGATGTCAAGGCAGCGGAATTCAAGTGCAAATTCATCAGTTGGGACCAGGTATGATACAACAAGTGCAATCTATGTGCAGTGAATGTCGTGGACAGGGTGAACGCATCAACCCCAAGGATCGATGTAGAAATTGTAATGGAAAAAag GTTACTCGAGAAAGAAAGATTTTGGAAGTAAATGTAGACAAAGGCATGGTTGATggacaaaaaataacattcaatGGAGAAGGTGATCAAGAACCTGGACTTGAACCTggtgatataattattgtgttggATGAAAAAGAACATCGTTTATATAA GAGAAGCGGAACAGATTTGATTCTTCGTTTGGAAATTGAATTAGTTGAGGCATTGTGTGGATTCAAGAAAGTTGTAAAGACGTTAGATGATCGTTCTTTGGTTATTAATTCTGATGCCg gtgaAGTTTTGAAACATGGTGATGTCAAATGTGTTGTGGGTGAAGGTATGCCTCAGTATAAGAACCCATTTGAAAAAGGTCGCATGATCATTCAGTTCCTGGTTAATTTCCCCGAAACATTGACACCTTCTAAGATACCTTTGCTTGAAACGTGTCTTCCTCCTAG ACCCGTTGAAACTATTCCGGAGAATTCTGAAGAAGTAGCACTTATAGAGATGGATCCAGAATATGACTCTAGGAGACAATCCAGACGTGAGGCTTACAATGATGAAGATGGACCCACCAGAAATGTACAATGTGCTTCacactaa